A segment of the Acidobacteriota bacterium genome:
CCATGCTCGAGGACGCCCGCCGGGGCTACCAGGGCGAGCACGTGTCCAATCTCGGGTGCCTCATCGCCCACGAGCTGGCCTCGGAGCGGGGGATCCCCGCCTTTGTGGTGGACCCGGTGGCGGTGGACGAGATGACCCCGCTGGCCCGGTATTCGGGGCTGCCCGGCCTTTCGAGGCAGGCCCTCTCCCACGCGCTCAACCTCCACGCCGCGGCGCGGAAGGCCTGCGAGAGGATCGGCAAGAAGCTGTCCGAGAGCCGCCTCGTGGTGGCCCACCTCGGCGGCGGTTTTTCCATCGTCCCCATGGAGGGCGGGCGCATCGTGGACACGAACAACGCCAACTCGGGAGGCCCCTTCTCCCCGACGCGGGCGGGGACCCTTCCCACCCAGCCCCTGATCAAACTGTGCTTCTCGGGGTCCGTGAGCGCCGCCGATCTCAAGCGCATGACGACCAAGGAGGGCGGCCTGATGGCCCACCTGGGAACCCACGACGCGCTCGAAGTGGAGTCCCGCATCGCGCAGGGGGACCTGAAGGCTCGGGAGGTCTACGAGGCCATGGCCTACCAGACGGCGAAGGAGATCGGAGCCATGGCCACGGTCCTGTGCTGCCGGCTGGACGCGGTGGTCCTCACGGGCGGGCTCGCCCACTCCAACCTCTTCTGCACCTGGGTTTCCGATCGGGTCGCCCCGCTCGCCCCCCTCTTCCGCTTCCCCGGCGAGTTCGAGATGGAGGCCCTGGCCGCCGGGGCCTTCCGAGTCCTGCGGGGGGAGGAGAGGGCCAACCCCTATCCCGGAGATGCGACATGCGAAAGCTGATGCTTGGAAACGAGGCCGTGGCCCGCGGCGCCTGGGAAGCCAGGGTGGGCTTCGGGTCGGGATACCCCGGCACGCCCAGCACGGAGATCCTCGAGGCCCTGGCCGCGTACGAGGACGTGGTGGTCCAGTGGGCCCCGAACGAGAAGGTGGGGTACGAGGTGGCCATGGGGGCGTCCCTTGCGGGGACGCGCGCCCTGGTGACCATGAAACACGTGGGCCTGAACGTGGCCGCCGATCCCCTCTTCTCCTCCTCCTACATGGGCGTGGGCGGCGGGCTCGTGGTGGTTTCCGCCGACGACCCGGGCATGCATTCCAGCCAGGACGAACAGGACAACCGTGCCATCGCCAGGGCGGCCAAGGTCCTCATGGTGGAGCCCTACGACGTGGACGAATCGCGGTGGATGGCGAGGGAGGCCTTCGCCCTCTCGGAGCGCTTCGACTCCCCGGTGATCCTCCGCATGACGACGCGCGTGTGCCACCAGACGGGGGTGGCGCGGCCCGCCGACCGCGTGGATTGGAAAAGCAAGGGCTACCTCAAGGACATCCCCAAGTTCGTCATGCTCCCGAGCCACGCTCGGGAGCGCCGCCACAAAGTGGAGGAGCGCCTGCGGGCGGCCAAGGCCTTCGGCGAGGAGAGCGACCTGTGGAACCCCATCCTCACGGGGACCTCGGACGTCGGCGTCGTCACCTCCGGGGTGAGCTTCGGATACGTCCGCGAGTCTCTCCCCGAGGCATGGATTCTCAAGCTCGGGCTCACGCACCCGCTTCCCATGGAGCGCATCCGCCGCTTTTCCGGAATGGTGAAGCGCCTCTTCGTCGTGGAGGAGCTGGAGCCCTATCTGGAGGAGTCCATCCGGGCCGAAGGGATCGCCGTCGCGGGCGGGCGAGGGCTCTTCCCGTACACCGGGGAACTGAACCTCCCCCTGGTGGAGACGGCTTTGCTGGGCGCCCCGAGGAGCAAGGTCACGGTGGACCTCGGGGACCTCAAGGTCCCCTCTCGTCCACCCACCCTTTGCCCCGGCTGCAGCCACCGCGGCATGTTCACCCTGTTCCGGGAAATGAAGCTGCGCGTCATGGGGGACATCGGCTGCTATACCCTGGGCGCCCTCAAGCCGCTGGGCGCCATGGACTCCTGCATGTGCATGGGCGCCTCGGTGGGGATGGCCGAAGGCCTGGAGAAGTTCGGCGGACCCAAGGAAAAGGGAAAGACCCTCGGCGTCATCGGGGACTCCACGTTCTTCCACTCGGGCATTCCCGCCCTGGTGGACATGATCGTCAACGGCAGCCACGCCACCCTGGTCATCCTCGACAACCGATGGACGGCGATGACCGGCGGCCAGCCCCACCCGGGCACCGGCAAGGACATCCGTGGCAACGACGCGCCCCAGCTCAACGTGGCGGAGGTTTGTCGGGCCCTCGGCGTGAAGCGAGTGGTGGAGGTGGATCCCTACGATCTCGAGAAGACCCGAAGGGTCCTTGAGGAGGAACTCCAGGCCCCCGAGGTCTCCGTCGTGGTGGCCGTGGCTCCATGCCTGTTGGGTGGGCGGATCCCGAAGGGCACCCCCGTGGAGATCCACTTGGAGAACTGCGACCGCTGCGGGGCGTGCATCCGCGTGGGATGCATGGGCATCCACGAGAAGGAAGGTTTCCCCGATCTGGATCCCGACCTCTGCACGGGGTGCGGCGTCTGCGTTCAGGTCTGCGAAGCCGGCTGCATTTCGCTGCCCTCCGTGCAGGGGGAGAAAACGCCCCCGGGGGCCTGATGTTCGGCGGGCGGGACGCCCCGAGCCGGGGGGTCCGCCTGGTTCAATCGGGGCCTGAAGGCAGGACCCGCTGGCCCTGAACCTGGGGGCCCGGCGCGAAGAACGAGCCCTGATGGGGAGAAGGACATGGAGATCACCAACATCCTGTTTGCGGGCGTGGGAGGACAGGGCATCCTGACGAGCAGCCGCGTCCTCGCCCTGGCGGCGGTGGATGCGGGCCTGGACGTCAAGATGAGCGAAGTCCACGGCATGGCCCAGCGGGGAGGGAACGTGGACACGCATGTTCGGATCGGTCCCGAGGTTCCCTCTTCCCTGATCCCGAGGGGTGGGGCGCACTTTCTCGTGGCCTTCGAGAAGCTCGAGGCCCTGCGTTACCTGGATTACTTGCGCGCCGACGGCACGGTCTACGTCTGCCCCCTCGAGATCCCGCCCCTGACCCAGAGCCTCAAGAAGGACTCGGGGTACGTTCCCGACATCGACGGGGTCCTCGCCGCCAAAGCCCCGAACCTCGTCTGGGTGGACGCCGTGACCATCGCCCGCGAGGAGGGGGACCTCCGAATGGTCAACCTCATCCTCCTCGGGGCCCTCTCCATGAAGCTTTCCATGACCGAGGCCAACTGGGAGGCCGCCATCGGCCAGCGCTTCCCGAAGAAGATCCAGGCCGCATGCCTGAAGGCGTTCCGCAGGGGGGTGGAACATGTCCGTCCGGCTCACTGAGTTCGACAAGGTTCTGGAAGTCGCCCTCAAGCGGGCTCCTTACACGGTCGTCGTGGCCTGCGGGCAGGATGGCGCGGCCCTTTCCGCCCTCCTCGCCGCAGAGGAAAAGGGGCTCGCCCGAAGCATCCTGGTGGGGGACCCGGGACTCATCGGGCCGGCCATCGACGCCCTGCCGAAGCGGCTTCAACACGCGGAGATCGCCGACGCCCCCGACGAGGAGAGCGCCGTGCGCCGGGCGGTGGAAATCGTTCGGTCCGGAGAGGGCCAGATCCTCCTCAAGGGCAAGACCCAGACGGGAACGCTCATGCACGCCGTCCTCGACCGGGAGAACGGGCTGAGAACCGGCCGCCTCCTGTCCGACGCCTTCCTCTTCGAGTGCCCCTGCAAAGACGGCGTTCGGTTGGTCTGCATCACGGACGGGGGCATCAACCTCCAGCCCGATCTGGCCGCCAAGCGCCAGATCCTCGAGAACGCCGTGACGCTGTACCACAAGCTCGGGTGCGCCCGGCCCCGCGTGGCCGTCCTTTCGGCCGTGGAAAACGTTCTGCCGGGCCACGCCCCCAGCATGGACGCGGCGGCCCTCACCCGAATGGCCCATTGCGGCCAGATCGCGGACTGCGAGGTGGAAGGCCCCCTGAGTCTCGACCTGGCCATCTCCCCCGAGGCCGTGGCGAAGAAGGGCCACGCCGGGGACGTGGCGGGCCGGGCCGACATCCTCCTGTGCCCGGACATCGTGTCCGCCAACCTCCTGGCCAAATCCACCACCTACTTCGCCAAGCTGCGCCTGGCCCACGTCATCATGGGCGCGGCGGCTCCGGTGCTGATCCCCAGCCGGTCCGACACGCCCGAGGCCAAGATGCTCTCCATCGCCCTGGGCGCCATGACGGTGAGGCACTGAGGGCGCCGCCCGTGAACGGCAAGGCGCTCCTTCTCATCGACGGCGGCTACCTCGATTTCCTCCAGCGGAGCTTCGGCTCGCCGCGGCTGGACTACGGCCGCATGTCCAGAGCCATCTGCGACCACTTCGGGTTTTCTCTCCTGCGGTGCGTCTACTTCAACTGCCTCCCGTATCTGTCGGGGACCCCATCGCCGGAGGAGCAGGAGGCCTACCGGCGGAAGGAAGGCTTCTACCAGCGTCTCCAGAAGCTGGACCGATTCGAGGTCAAGCTCGGCCGTCTGGCCTTTCGGGGCCTCGACGAGGAGACGGGGAAGCCGGTTCTGGAACAGAAGCAGGTGGACGTCCTCCTCGCCGTGGAGATGGTCTACGCCGCCGCCCGCCGTTCCGTGGACGCCATCGTCCTCCTGTCGGGGGACGGGGACTTCGTTCCCGCGGTGAAGATCGTGAAGCGGGAGGGCCTCACCTTCGCCCTCGCCCACGGGCCCCGCAGCGGCCCCAACCTCACCGTCCAGGAGTCCCTCTGGGAGGCCGCCGACCTCCGCCTCACCCTCGACATGGCCTTCCTCGAGCCCCTTTTGAGAAACGACGCGGCGGCGAGGCCGTGACCTACAATTTCGATCCCGATTTGTGGCTGGAGAACCGGAAGCGCGTCCTGGACGCCCGCCGGAGGGCCGGCGATTTCGACGAGACGGCCTATCGAGAGGCGCTCGTGGACCTTGAAAGCCGCTACGAAGCCATGGTGGAGCGTCTGGACGGGACCTTCACGATCCCCTCCGCCGGCTCGCAAGACGAGGCCCCCTGAGTCCGGGACGGCCAGGGGCGCCTTTCCGGATTCGGACCGGGATGGAACAGCCAACTGGCAAGGAGCCTACGGGAGGCGGGACATCCACCACGGCTCATCCGGGACCTGGCGGCGCGTCCGCAAGCAGGATCGCGGCGGCGAGGGCGACGCGCGCGGAGGCCTCGATCGTCCGGGGCGTGATGAAGTAGACCGTGTCCTCGGGGGTGTGGTAGCCCACGTGCTTGCCCCCCATGCCGAAGAGGGAGACGGCGGGAATCCCGGCCTTCAGGAAAGGGCCGTGATCAGCGCGCGCCTCGCCCCGGGAGAGGCCCGCCTTGAGCTGGAAGGTGGGCTCGACCCGGTCGCGGGCCGTCTCGAGGGCGGCATAGATCGCCGGGTGATTCTGGCCGGCGGCCACCCAGGCTCCGTTCCCCGCACCCACCATGTCCAGGTTGAGCACGGCCACGGGCCTGCCGAGACTGGCCGGGAAATGGGCGGCGAGGTGTTTGGAGCCCAGGAGGCCCATCTCCTCCCCGCCGAACCACGCGAACACGAGGCTTCGGGCGGGGCGGGGGCGCAGGCGTGCGGCGGCCCGGGCGGCCTCCAGGAGGGCCGCGCTTCCCGAGGCGTTGTCGTCGGCCCCGGGCAGGAGCCGCGGCCAATCGCCGCAGTGGTCGAGGTGGGCGCCGAGCACGACGCACTCGCCCCGGAGGCCGGGGTCGCTGCCCGGCAGGACGGCCAGAACGTTGAAGCCCGTGGAAAGCACCGGCGGGCCGGCGTCCACCGAGTAGCGGAGGCGGCGCCCCGTGGGGAAGGAGACCGCGCCCCCCGCCTCGAGGGCCTTGCGCAGGTCGTCACATTTGAGGCCCTTTTCGGCGAGGAGTTCGTCGGCGAAGGCCGTCGAGATTTCGCCCGTGAGGGTCCCCGTCAGAGGCTCGCCGTTCGGGCTCGCCACGGCCTGATCCGCCAGAAGGCACGCCGCGGCTCCGTGCGAGGCGGCGTTGGCGTAGCGGGCGTGGGAATCGTTGTAGGCCGACCAGTCCCGGCCGTCCTTGGGCTCGCCGCGCAGGACGACCACGATGCGGCCCTTGACGTCGAGGCCCGCGTAGTCGTCCCGGCCCAGCTCCGGAGCGGTGATGCCGAATCCCGCGAAGACCACCTCCGACGTCACCTCACCGGCGCTCGATGTGAGAATGGGCATGAAGTCCTTGAACATCGTCAGCGCCCGCGGCTCGCCCTGGCCGTCGGCGGGGATTAGCTCCATGGAGGCGGCCCGCATGGAAACGCGCAGGACCGGATAAGGCTGGAGGTGGTCCGGGAACTCGGCGGGCGCCTTCAGGCCGGCCCCCGCGGCCTCGGCGGCCACCCACCGCCCGGCCCTCTCGAAACCCTCCGTGCCCGTCAGGCGCCCGGCGTACTCCGGAGAGGAGAGGCGCGCCACGGTTTCGTAGGCCCCCGCCGTCCGGACGGGCCTCACGGCCTCGGCGAGATCCCGCGGGGAGGAGGCCGGAAGGGACAGGGCCCACAGCAACGCGCCGTGGACGGCGGCGAGCGTGCGCATCCTCATGAGGGTCCTCCTCGAGGCCGCCGCACCCGAATCCTCGGCGTTCGGGATTCGAGGCGCGCCGGCGGTCACGTAATGGGCGACCCGGGCTCCACGTCTTCGAGGAAGGCGAGGAGGACCGGGTCGTCGCCCCGGTGACCCGCCATGATCATGCCGTTGGATTCGACGCCCATGAGCCTGGCGGGCTGAAGGTTGGTGACGAAGGGGCAGATTCGCCCCACGAGGTCTTCAGGGGCGTATTTCTTTCCGATGCCGGCCACGATCTGCCGGCGCTCGGAGCCGAAGTCCACGATCATCCGCACGAGCTTGCTGCTCTTGGGCACGCGCTCGGCCTCGAGGATCTTCCCGGCCCTCAAGTCCACGCGGCGGAACTCGTCGATGGACAGCCGAGGGGGCTCCTGAGGCGCCTGGGTCGCCGCTTCCGGGGAGGGCGGCTCTCGCTTCACGTCTTCCATGGCGATTTCTCTCTTCCTTTCAGGTTCGTTTCGGGCTCCTTCGGAGCCTGAAGCCGCCCTCGCGAAGTACTCCTTCTTGTCAACGCGGGGGAACAGGCCGGCGAGTTTGACGGCCCTTCCCGCCTGAGGGTCCTCCCATCGGGCCGATGCGAGGGTGGCGGGCGCGAAGCCCAGCGCCTTCGCCACGGCCCGGGCCGAGGAGGGCATGGCGGGCTCCAGCGCGAGGGCCACGAGGCGGAGGGAGCGGGCAGCTTCGGAGAGGGTGGCCAGGGCCTCCGGTGTTCCGGCTTGCTTCCACGGCTCCCTCTCCACCAGAAACTTGTTCAGGTCCGACAGGAGCGCCCACAGGGCCAGCAGCGCGTCACGGGGCGAAAGGTCCTTCACGGCCGCGTGGTAGGCGTCCAGGATTTCTAGGGTGCGCGCACGGAGGCTCCCGTCGCCGGTGCCCACCACACCGCCCGCCTGGCGTTCGAGAAGGTTGGTCAGGCGAGAGGCGAGGTTCCCCAGGTCGTTGGCGAGGTCGGCATTGAGGCGGTCGAGGAAGGCCTCGTCGGAAAAGGAGCCGTCGGTTCCGATGGGCTTGTCCCTCAGGAGGAAGTACCGCACCGCGTCGGCCCCGAATTCCGCCGCGTAGGGACGGGGGTCCACGACGTTGCCCAGGGACTTGCTCATCTTGTTGGCGTCCTTCATCCACCAGCCGTGGCCGAAGACGTGGCGCGGCAGGGGGAGGCCGGCGCTCAGGAGGAAGGCGGGCCAGTAGACGGCGTGGAAGCGGAGGATGTCCTTCCCGATGAGGTGCACGTCGGCGGGCCAGAACCGGTCGTAAAGGGCAGTCTCCTCCGATCCGAAGCCGAGGGCCGTCATGTAGTTGGAGAGGGCGTCGAGCCAGACGTAGAGCACGTGCCTGGGGTCGTCCGGGAAGGGGATGCCCCACGCGATGCTCGTCCGGCTGATGGAGAGGTCCTTGAGGCCCGACTCCACGAAGGAGCGGACCTCGTTCATCCGGGAAGCCGGGAGGACGAAGTCCGGGTGCTCCGAGTACAGGCGGAGGAGAGGCTCCTGATACTTGGAGAGGCGGAAGAAATAGGACTCCTCCTCGAGGACCGTCATGGGGTGGCCGAAGTCGGGGCACTTCCCGTCCACCACCTGGTTCTCGGGAAAGAAGGCCTCGCAGGAGACGCAGTAGGGGCCCTTGTAAGCCGCCTTGTAGATGTCTCCCGCGGCGCGAAGCCTCCGGAGCATCTCCAGAACGCCCCGTTCGTGCCGGGCCTCGGTGGTCCGGATGAAATCGTCGTGGGAGATGTCGAGCTGGCGCCAGAGCTCGTGGTAGCGCTCCACCACCCGGTCCGCGAGGGCCTGGGGCGTGATGCCCTCGGACGCGGCGGACTTCTCCACCTTCTGCCCGTGCTCGTCCGTACCCGTCAGAAAGTAGGTCTCGTGGCCCATGGAGCGGTGGTACCGGGCGAGGAAGTCGGCGCAGATGGTGCAGTAGGCGTGACCGATGTGGGGGTAATCGTTGACATAGTAGATCGGCGTCGTGATGTAGAAGCGGTTCATGGGGTCCTCTTCGGGTCGTCCTTCGCGGCTTCGCGGAAAGGCAACGGGGTCATCGGGCGATGAAGAGATCAGAACATTCGCTCCAGGGGCGCAACCCGCCCCTGGAATCGTCCGTGCCCCTCCACCGGTTCCGCCAGCGGGACTCTTGCCGAGCCTTAGTGGTCGTGGCCGCCGTGGGTGGCCGGCGCGGGTGCGGGACGGCCGCCCTCGGGCACGGCCTCGGCTTCTCGCCCCAGCCGCTCCACGGTCTCGGCGATCTCGGCGCGGGTTTCGCCGAAGACCCGGACGAGGGCGAGGACGTATACGGCCGTCGCGAACAGGAGCCACGGGGCCCCGTTGGGGAGATCGCCCCAGCGGGTCACGGCGATGAAGAGCCCCGCCGCCGCCGCCAGAAGTCCCAGCGCAAACCCCGCCGTGTGGGCCTTCCGGGCGCCTCCCTGATCGACGATGCCGGTGCATTCCTGGTAGATCGGGCAGACGGCGCACTCGCGGTACTTCTGGGCGTCCACCACGGCGGTCTTGAAGCAGTCCTTCATCATGGCCGTCCCCTCTGAAAGCTCAAAAGTATAGCACGGGAGCCATACAAGGGAGGGCCCGTCCACCCTCCCTTCGCCCCGTCCTCCCCTGCTCACCTTCGCCCCTTCTACCCCTCCTTCTCCAGGAGTTCCCGGTAGAACTGCTGGTAGAGGGCCTGGTACTCGGGGGAGCCTTCGGGGATGCGGCGCTTGATGCCCAGAACCTTGTCCCTCGCCTTTCTTTCCCGCTCGGCGTCCCTGGCCATCTCGCGCTCGAAGGCCCTCTGGATATGGCTTCGCAGGTCCTCGTCCTTGACGAAATACTCCACCTCGGGGTCGCTGAGGAGGAGGGCCCGGATCTGGAGCGTGAGATCCAGGATCTTCTCGCGGGAAAGCCGGCCCGGGCCCGAGGAGAGCACGTACCCCCTTCGCTGGGCCAGCTCTCCCTTCATTTTCGCGTGGAGGCGGTGCATCTCCACGTCTCCCTGAAGGACGGCCTGGTGATGCTCGGCCAGGAGGGTCCGCACCTCGTCGGTGAGGGCGTCCTCCACCTGGAGGTCCCTCGCGATGAGACGCGCCACCTTCTCCGACGTGCGGTCGGGGTGCTCGCTGGCGATCACCCCTCCGTCCAGCAAGGCGCGTACGATCCGTCGGCCGAGGATGTCAATGAGGGGCTGGGGCAGGCGCATGGGCGGGGTCCTCTGAGGGGGGGGCGGTTTCTNNNNNNNNNNTGGGGGGAGAAAGCTCGGCCAGACGACGGAGGGCGTACTCTCCCTGGACCGTGCCCTCGCTTTGGGCCGCCAGCTCCCGGTAAAGGGCCGCGGCGTCGTCCCGGCGTCCCAGCCTTACCATGAGTTCGGCGGCGCGGTATCGGGAGGTCAGAGCCCACTCGGCGCTCGAAGAGGTGTAGGCCACGTCGAGGTAGGCCTGGAGAGCCTCCCGCGGGCGGTCGAGGCGTTCCAGCGTGTAGGCGAAGTGGAAGCCCGTTTCGGCGTCCCGGAAGGCGGCCTTGAGCCGCGCGAAGGCCTGCAGGGCCGACTCGAGCCGGCCCCTTTCCTCCAGGAAAAGGGCCGCGGTGAACAGATCCTCTCGCTCTTCGGGGGTGGCCCGGGCGGCCGAGGCGAAGGCCTCCAGGTGGGTCACGGCGCCGGCCGTCCGCCCGAGCACGCGCGCGGCGTTTCCGGCGAGCCAGTGGGCCCTGAGCGCCTGGACGGGCGACAAACCGCTGGGTACGGAAAGGGAGCGTTCCAGCGCCTCCAGGGCCGGGGCCATGTCGCGCTGGGCAAAGGCCGCTTCCCCGAGGAGGAGGAGGGCCTCGGGGTCCGCGGATGCCTGCAGGAGGGAGCGCGCGGCGGTGAAATCCCCCCGGCTTGTGGCTTCTCGGGCCAGGAAGAGCAAGGCTTCCGGGGCCCCCGGTCCCTTCGGTCTCCGGTCCAGGTACCCTCGGTAGGCCTGGGCGGCGCCGGCGCGGTCCCCCGAGGCCAGGCTGGACCGGGCCCGTCTCAGGAGGGTCTCTCCCTCGGAGAGGGCGGAGGGTTCCGATTCCCGGAAGGGAGGCACGGCTCGCAGGGCGGCCTCCGGGCCCTCCTGGACCAGGAGCGTCATTTCCAGGCGCCGCTGGGCCAGGGGCGCCAGGGCGTTGTCCGGGGTCGGGGCGGCCGCGGCGCGGAGATCCTCCAGGGCCTCGGGGAGTCTTCCGGCCTGGAGGAGCAGGTCGGCCCGGACCAGGCGGATCGTGGCCGCTTCTCCTGAGGAATCGACGAGGAGAGGCGTCAGAAGTTCCAGCGCCTCTTCCGTCCGGCCGCTCCGCGCGAGCGAGTCGGCGCACCGCAGGGTCAGGGCCGTCCTCCTCGAAGGTTCCGCGAGCGTTCGAATCGCCTCGACGGCGGGCGCGAGCCGTCCCTCGACGAGGTCCGCGAGAGCCATCTGGTAGCGCGCCTCGTCTTCTTCATCGGGATCGCGGGTGGAAGTGGTGGCTTCCACGAGATGGAGGCGGGCCTCCTCCATGGAGCCGCGGGCGAGAGCCTCCCTCCACCGAAGCCGGGCGAGCCGGCGGGTCTGGGAGGGATCCAGGGGGAAGGCGCGCGCCGCGTCGAGCAGGCCGACCGCGTCGCCGGCCCGGCCCTCCGTGGCGAGGCTTTCGGCGGCCAGGAGCAGGGCCTCCCGGGCCTCGGGGGCGTCGGGGTACGCCTCCGCAACGACCTTCAGGACCTCGCGGGCGCGGCCCGAATCGCCCTCCGAAAGGAGGATTCGTCCCATGAGGAGGTAGGCCCCGGGAGCGGCGGCCCCTTCGGGGGCGGCCTGAATCCTCTCCGCAAGGATCTCCTGGGCGTCGGCGGAACGGCCGCATTCCCAGGCGAGCCGGGCCGCCGCCAGGGCGGCGCGGCCCTTTTCACCCTCCGAGGAAGCCGAAGCCGAGGCCAGAGAAGCCCAACGGGCCGCCCGGGCGGGATCCCGGGGCCCCTCCCACGCCAGCCGTGACGCCAGAATGGCGCCTTCGAGGCGGACGGCCGGGTCGGACCATATGGGGAGGCCGGGCTCCAGGAGGTCCAGGGCCTCGGCGAAGCGCCCCTGGCTCGCGAGGGACCGCGCGCCCCGAAGCCGGGCCTCGGCCGATGCCGGGCCATCGGGAAACCGGGCCAGAAGGGCCCGCACCGCCGCGACGGTCGCCTCGGCATCCCGGCGCAAGTCCGCCCCGCGGACGGCGGCGAGGGAGGCGGCCTCCTCCCAGGCCTTCAAGGGGATTCGGGTGCGCACGAGATCGTAGGCTCGGGCGGCCTCGCCCGTGGCGAGCAGGGCCCACGCGCGAAGGAGATCGGCGCGCGCCTGTTCGTCGTCGGGGAGCATCCCGGCGGAATCCAGGGCCTGGAGGGCCCCGTCCGCGTCCTTCAGTCGCAGGCGGCAGGCGGCGAGGAGAAGATGGGCCTCGGTTCTCACGTCGCCCGACAGGCCGGGATCCGCGGCCAGGGAGCCGAGGAGGCGCGCCGCGGGTTCGTCCCGCCCGAGGACCGAAAGGCCCCGGGCCAGCGCCAGCCGGTCCGGAGCGGTCCGTCGCGATTCGGGAAGGGCCGTGAGGGCCCGCACGGCGCCCTCGGGATCGTCGAGGGCCTCGGCGGCGCGGGCGGTCAGTCGAAGGTGGCGCAGGCGGGCCGGTTCCTTGCCCTTCAGCGGAGCTTTCAAGGCCTCGGCGGCCTCGGCGGCGCGACCAAGGGCGAGGAGGGCCTCCGCCCGGTCCAGGGGAAGCGTGTCCTGATCCTTGGCCGGAAGCCCCTTCAGGGCCTCCTCGAGGAGCGGGAGGGCCTCCCCGGGGCGTCCCTGCTCCAGCAGACCGCGTCCGACCAGGCCGGCCACGTAGGGACGGTGGGGCCCTCCGGGATGGCGCTCGAGGTAGGCCAATCCCCGCTCCACGGCGGTCTGGACCGCTCCCTCCCGGACGAGTCGCTGAAAGATCTGGAAGTCCTCTGCCTCGGCAGCCAGAATCGGGCCGCGGAACGGGCAGAGGAGGAGGAACAGGACCGGCAGGCTACCGGCCCGAACCGTTTTCAAGGAAGAGGATGCGCTGGCAACCCTCACAGAAGACCACCTCCTCGCCGTAGTGGAGGTCCTGGATCAGCTTGGGGCGGACGCTCATGAAGCACCCCTGGCAGATGCCGCCCTTGGCCTCGACGACGGCAAGGCCGTTCCGCTGGGCGGCGATGTGCGTGTACTTGGTGAACCACCCCGGGTGCATGGCT
Coding sequences within it:
- a CDS encoding DUF507 family protein — translated: KPPPPQRTPPMRLPQPLIDILGRRIVRALLDGGVIASEHPDRTSEKVARLIARDLQVEDALTDEVRTLLAEHHQAVLQGDVEMHRLHAKMKGELAQRRGYVLSSGPGRLSREKILDLTLQIRALLLSDPEVEYFVKDEDLRSHIQRAFEREMARDAERERKARDKVLGIKRRIPEGSPEYQALYQQFYRELLEKEG
- a CDS encoding tetratricopeptide repeat protein, with translation MRVASASSSLKTVRAGSLPVLFLLLCPFRGPILAAEAEDFQIFQRLVREGAVQTAVERGLAYLERHPGGPHRPYVAGLVGRGLLEQGRPGEALPLLEEALKGLPAKDQDTLPLDRAEALLALGRAAEAAEALKAPLKGKEPARLRHLRLTARAAEALDDPEGAVRALTALPESRRTAPDRLALARGLSVLGRDEPAARLLGSLAADPGLSGDVRTEAHLLLAACRLRLKDADGALQALDSAGMLPDDEQARADLLRAWALLATGEAARAYDLVRTRIPLKAWEEAASLAAVRGADLRRDAEATVAAVRALLARFPDGPASAEARLRGARSLASQGRFAEALDLLEPGLPIWSDPAVRLEGAILASRLAWEGPRDPARAARWASLASASASSEGEKGRAALAAARLAWECGRSADAQEILAERIQAAPEGAAAPGAYLLMGRILLSEGDSGRAREVLKVVAEAYPDAPEAREALLLAAESLATEGRAGDAVGLLDAARAFPLDPSQTRRLARLRWREALARGSMEEARLHLVEATTSTRDPDEEDEARYQMALADLVEGRLAPAVEAIRTLAEPSRRTALTLRCADSLARSGRTEEALELLTPLLVDSSGEAATIRLVRADLLLQAGRLPEALEDLRAAAAPTPDNALAPLAQRRLEMTLLVQEGPEAALRAVPPFRESEPSALSEGETLLRRARSSLASGDRAGAAQAYRGYLDRRPKGPGAPEALLFLAREATSRGDFTAARSLLQASADPEALLLLGEAAFAQRDMAPALEALERSLSVPSGLSPVQALRAHWLAGNAARVLGRTAGAVTHLEAFASAARATPEEREDLFTAALFLEERGRLESALQAFARLKAAFRDAETGFHFAYTLERLDRPREALQAYLDVAYTSSSAEWALTSRYRAAELMVRLGRRDDAAALYRELAAQSEGTVQGEYALRRLAELSPP